One window of the Podospora pseudocomata strain CBS 415.72m chromosome 7, whole genome shotgun sequence genome contains the following:
- a CDS encoding hypothetical protein (COG:A; EggNog:ENOG503NXYT), giving the protein MSTNGNANHHEQYAATGPTTTESTSQIENSQSDLPKDEIGWYFVEQYYTTLSKNPNKLHLFYGKKSQFVAGAEAEVTTVCVNRPNIQERIKQLDFEDSKVRISNVDSQGSAENILIQVIGEISSKGAEPRKFVQSFVLAKQPSGYFVLNDILRYIVDEPVEETEAAAEAPVEAPAATEAAPAVEAEAEPAAEPEVPVEEPAPKDPAPTPAAPATAAPVAAPAPAEPPKPQQPPKPMTWASRLAASAAAAAPKPVIPKVATPPAAAQARAPVPAQAPTTAPQSTEAAPAAPKDQGSEWQTAETKRQSRAQPAAAATQTEKEGTLAYIKFVTDKVKEADLKATLEAFGEVVYFDINRTKNCAFVEFKTPAGYNAAAAANPHTVNGENIVVEPRRPKSNAYGGAGYPARAGATGGRGSRGGYESQRSGSQGGGRGGFTGQGRGGRGGAPRGRGASQANA; this is encoded by the exons atgtcgacaaacgGTAATGCTAATCACCACGAGCAATACGCTGCTACCggcccaaccaccacagagTCGACTTCCCAGATCGAGAACTCGCAGAGCGACCTCCCCAAGGATGAGATCGGCTGGTACTTTGTTGAGCAATACTACACAACCCTGAGCAAGAACCCCAACAAGCTTCAC CTTTTCTACGGCAAGAAGTCTCAGTTCGTCGCCGGTGCCGAGGCTGAGGTCACCACTGTCTGCGTCAACAGACCT AACATCCAAGAGCGCATCAAGCAGTTGGACTTTGAGGATTCCAAGGTCCGCATCTCCAACGTCGACTCCCAAGGGTCTGCCGagaacatcctcatccaggtCATTGGTGAGATCTCCAGCAAGGGTGCCGAGCCCCGCAAATTCGTCCAGTCCTTCGTCCTTGCCAAGCAGCCCTCGGGTTACTTTGTTCTCAACGACATCCTGAGATATATCGTCGATGAGCCCGTTGAGGAGACTGAGGCCGCCGCTGAGGCTCCAGTAGAGGCCCCTGCTGCCACCGAGGCTGCCCCAgccgtcgaggccgaggccgagccCGCCGCCGAGCCTGAGGTTCCTGTCGAGGAGCCTGCc CCTAAGGATCCCGCGCCGACCCCCGCGGCTcctgccactgctgctcCTGTTGCCGCTCCCGCGCCTGCGGAGCCCCCCAAGCCCCAGCagccccccaagcccatGACCTGGGCTAGTCGCCtggctgcttctgctgctgccgcggcTCCCAAGCCTGTCATTCCCAAGGTTGCgactcctcctgctgctgctcaggcgcgtgctcctgttcctgcTCAGGCCCCTACTACCGCTCCTCAGTCCACAGAGGCCGCCCCTGCCGCCCCCAAGGATCAGGGTAGCGAGTGGCAGACCGCTGAGACCAAGCGTCAGAGCCGCGCTCagcctgccgctgccgctactcagaccgagaaggagggaacCCTTGCCTATATCAAATTTGTTACTGAtaaggtgaaggaggccgaCCTCAAGGCCACCCTGGAGGCTTTCGGTGAGGTCGTGTACTTCGACATCAACCGTACCAAG AACTGCGCCTTCGTCGAGTTCAAGACCCCGGCCGGTTAcaatgctgctgccgctgccaacCCCCACACTGTGAACGGCGAGAACATCGTCGTTGAGCCCCGTCGTCCCAAGTCGAACGCTTATGGCGGTGCCGGCTACCCCGCTCGTGCTGGTGCCACCGGTGGCCGTGGTAGCCGCGGCGGGTACGAGTCTCAGcgcagcggcagccaagGTGGCGGCCGTGGTGGCTTCACTGGACAgggccgtggtggtcgcGGCGGTGCCCCTCGCGGACGCGGCGCTTCCCAGGCCAACGCCTAG
- a CDS encoding hypothetical protein (COG:S; EggNog:ENOG503NVTI) yields the protein MEQRPGDAFSQHSGDSSDAPPSGGMGRPRRMSMEEDMFYREVMTSRPKNPPSYETAMQAAVAAERRAMAMAAVEDQEERLPQYSSELDIEGVFMRKMEMEDTIKRAEYRDWRMVYVELRGTALNVYSVKKERGWWSSKPDAPNIAPDNPPWVKKHALERSYSLLYADAGIAADYKKKRYVIRLRVETDQFLLSCFELSTFVTWLDRLYAAFNVAAPIDERDFPRDYSIPRIQRIRFLRGQRPPPQDHLGRQPDHRRPDESDEDDSEGEGEGGEPPDHRGGGGRGPRPAEYPIMARLSISSYANENVDPETGKWLPEHGWTIAHDQLYARLCYAVLLFKSPRKSNYIVSRGKRWWIDWDSGKMVRVLPPAYGEIDVMGPWQVIMAENRRI from the exons ATGGAGCAAAGGCCTGGCGATGCCTTCTCCCAGCACAGCGGCGACTCGAGCGACGCGCCCCCATCAGGGGGGATGGGGCGCCCGCGCCGCATGTccatggaggaggatatgTTCTACCGGGAAGTCATGACGTCGCGGCCAAAGAACCCGCCGAGCTATGAGACGGCCATGCAGGCTGCTGTGGCGGCCgagaggagggcgatggcgatggctgcTGTCGAGGACCAGGAAGAGAGGCTGCCCCAGTACTCATCCGAGTTGGATATCGAGGGCGTGTTTATGCgcaagatggagatggaggacaCGATCAAGCGGGCCGAGTATCGAGACTGGAGGATGGTTTATGTCGAGCTTCGGGGAACGGCACTCAACGTCTACTCGGTCAAGAAGGAGCGTGGATGGTGGTCGTCAAAGCCGGACGCACCTAACATTGCGCCTGATAATCCGCCATGGGTGAAGAAGCATGCGTTGGAGCGGAGCTACAGCCTGCTCTATGCGGATGCGGGGATCGCGGCGGATTATAAGAA GAAGCGCTACGTCATTCGGCTACGAGTGGAAACGGACCAGTTTTTATTGTCGTGTTTCGAGTTGAGCACATTTGTCACATGGCTCGACAGGCTGTATGCTGCCTTCAACGTGGCCGCACCCATCGATGAGCGCGATTTCCCCAGGGACTACAGCATACCACGGATTCAGAGGATACGGTTCTTGCGCGGACAACGACCGCCACCCCAGGACCATCTTGGCAGGCAACCCGATCATAGAAGACCAGACGAGagcgacgaagacgacagcgaaggggagggagagggcggtgaaCCACCAGATCAcagaggtggcggcggacgTGGGCCACGGCCGGCTGAATACCCGATAATGGCGAGGTTATCAATATCATCATACGCGAACGAGAACGTCGACCCGGAAACCGGAAAATGGCTGCCAGAACACGGCTGGACCATCGCCCACGACCAACTCTACGCCCGTCTGTGCTACGCGGTACTATTATTCAAGTCACCACGGAAGAGCAATTACATTGTCTCACGAGGCAAGCGGTGGTGGATCGACTGGGACAGCGGCAAGATGGTTCGGGTGCTACCCCCGGCCTACGGCGAAATCGACGTCATGGGCCCATGGCAGGTCATCATGGCCGAGAACAGGAGGATATAA